The Peribacillus sp. FSL E2-0218 genome contains a region encoding:
- a CDS encoding YwmB family TATA-box binding protein, with amino-acid sequence MYNVNKKMLIYIVFLGLMVILIGNSTIVAETKPDIVKMVKLLQEDKDLDIGDWSVLAREINKEIATKQEFESEVYALKQKYPQFQWHRKDDASGWKAEALTYNIDSGLTESIKIMTTKEELDTVTYVIYEVKGQKWKKGNPAFFTTTFQNRVNDLFIGTPSIFSCIKGSINDNMDSVLNSKTEDLLDMFQAREIESVHETNFTSISAHSTLFKQPLTKEKLNLQFGLRTEGLGERTNFVVGTPIITFEY; translated from the coding sequence ATGTATAATGTAAACAAAAAAATGTTAATATACATAGTATTTCTTGGTTTGATGGTGATTTTAATTGGGAATAGTACGATTGTGGCAGAAACTAAACCAGATATAGTCAAAATGGTTAAACTGTTACAAGAAGATAAGGATTTGGACATAGGTGATTGGTCTGTACTCGCTAGAGAGATAAATAAAGAGATTGCAACTAAACAAGAGTTCGAAAGCGAAGTTTACGCTTTGAAACAAAAATACCCTCAATTTCAATGGCACCGGAAAGATGATGCTTCCGGCTGGAAGGCTGAGGCGTTAACGTACAATATCGATTCAGGTCTAACCGAGTCTATCAAAATAATGACAACGAAAGAGGAACTTGATACAGTTACCTATGTCATTTATGAAGTGAAGGGACAGAAATGGAAAAAAGGCAATCCAGCCTTTTTTACAACCACATTCCAGAACAGGGTAAATGACCTATTTATAGGGACTCCTTCAATTTTTTCTTGTATTAAAGGGTCTATCAATGATAATATGGATTCGGTTTTAAACTCTAAAACTGAAGACCTGTTAGATATGTTCCAAGCAAGGGAAATTGAGAGTGTGCATGAAACAAACTTTACATCAATATCTGCACATTCAACATTGTTTAAACAACCTTTGACAAAAGAAAAATTAAATTTGCAGTTTGGGCTACGGACAGAAGGATTGGGTGAACGAACGAACTTTGTAGTTGGCACACCAATCATAACGTTTGAATATTAA
- the nuoN gene encoding NADH-quinone oxidoreductase subunit NuoN, with translation MDWNTMLSYNWGAMMPEFIILGTTMALSILDLFWPVHFNRRKLAWLALTGIILAGLSLVSLLSFETVSILSDTFRLDSFAKAFKLLLLVGAGLIILLAEGYEPKEGLREHRGEFYYLFLTALLGAMIMTSSGDLITLFVGLELLSLSSYILVGIRKRDRSSNEASMKYVINGGISTAITLFGMSYLYGVTGSVNLGEMSRTMAGMTDSQLQYIMGLAFFMVFVGLSFKIAAAPFHMWAPDAYEGAPIPVAAFLSVISKMAGFVILLRIFLSLFLTAPGDAFGALDFLEKNDGYIAFMAGLTIIIGNVVALRQQNVKRLFAYSSIAHAGYLLVAVATLGGGYFLLDTIWYYLLAYVLMNIGAFAVIQLLSSQSGTEDISIFAGLGRKSPYLALAFTIYILSLAGIPGTSGFIGKLNIFLGTFITEPGHFVLAGIMIAGTIVSYVYYFGLLVQVFFRPIHSDKVIKVRSGVSAVLIICAIGTVLLGVVPNIAFDFIHEQFGDFTDFISGK, from the coding sequence GAGCGATGATGCCTGAATTCATCATCCTTGGCACGACCATGGCTCTGTCGATATTGGATTTGTTCTGGCCGGTGCACTTTAATCGAAGGAAATTGGCGTGGCTCGCGCTAACCGGCATCATTTTGGCAGGTTTGTCGCTTGTCAGCCTACTATCCTTTGAGACAGTCAGTATTTTGTCCGATACATTTCGTTTGGATTCATTTGCAAAAGCCTTTAAACTCCTGTTATTGGTCGGAGCGGGGCTTATCATCCTTCTCGCTGAAGGCTATGAGCCAAAAGAGGGATTGCGTGAACACCGTGGGGAATTTTATTATCTGTTCCTGACCGCTTTGCTTGGTGCGATGATCATGACCTCAAGCGGGGATTTGATAACACTGTTTGTCGGGCTGGAGCTGCTTTCCCTTTCATCCTATATATTAGTCGGAATACGCAAACGCGACCGTTCCTCTAATGAAGCATCGATGAAGTATGTGATAAACGGCGGGATTTCCACGGCCATCACCTTATTCGGGATGAGTTATTTATATGGGGTTACGGGTTCAGTCAATCTAGGGGAAATGAGCCGGACGATGGCCGGGATGACGGACAGCCAGCTGCAATATATCATGGGCCTCGCCTTCTTCATGGTTTTTGTCGGGTTATCCTTCAAGATAGCTGCCGCTCCCTTTCATATGTGGGCACCGGATGCTTATGAGGGTGCACCGATACCTGTGGCGGCCTTCTTAAGCGTCATTTCGAAAATGGCAGGTTTTGTCATACTGCTGCGCATTTTTCTTTCCTTGTTCCTGACAGCTCCAGGTGATGCCTTCGGGGCACTCGACTTTTTGGAAAAAAATGATGGCTATATAGCATTCATGGCTGGTCTGACAATCATCATTGGAAATGTGGTTGCGTTAAGGCAGCAAAATGTAAAACGATTATTTGCCTACTCAAGCATTGCCCATGCAGGGTATCTCCTTGTAGCTGTGGCTACATTGGGCGGAGGGTATTTCCTGCTGGATACGATCTGGTATTATTTACTGGCATACGTATTGATGAACATCGGCGCATTTGCAGTCATTCAGCTGCTGTCCAGCCAAAGCGGTACAGAGGATATCAGCATTTTTGCGGGACTGGGAAGGAAATCTCCTTATCTGGCACTTGCATTCACCATCTATATCCTTTCGCTGGCCGGAATTCCAGGGACGAGCGGTTTCATTGGCAAACTGAATATCTTCCTCGGGACATTCATTACCGAGCCTGGCCATTTCGTCCTTGCCGGAATCATGATTGCAGGAACCATCGTCTCCTATGTGTATTACTTTGGATTATTGGTCCAGGTCTTTTTCCGGCCGATCCATTCAGATAAGGTCATAAAGGTTCGCTCGGGTGTTTCTGCCGTTCTGATCATTTGTGCAATCGGCACCGTACTTTTGGGGGTGGTTCCAAATATCGCCTTCGATTTTATTCATGAACAATTTGGTGATTTTACAGACTTTATTTCGGGTAAATGA
- the murA gene encoding UDP-N-acetylglucosamine 1-carboxyvinyltransferase: MEKIIVRGGKRLSGTVKVEGAKNAVLPVIAATLLASDGKSIIKDVPTLSDVYTINEVLRNLNADVAFHDNQVTVDASRELLEEAPFEYVRKMRASVLVMGSLLARNGRARVALPGGCAIGSRPIDQHLKGFEAMGAKVKVGNGFIDAEVEGRLKGARVYLDFPSVGATENIMMAATLAEGITVLENVAKEPEIVDLANFLNKMGAKVRGAGTGTMRIEGVDKLYGVEHHIIPDRIEAGTFMTAAALTGGNVLVQGAVPEHLTSLIAKMEEMGVKILEEEDGLRVIGPKTLKAIDIKTMPHPGFPTDMQSQMMALLLRAEGTSMITETVFENRFMHVEEFRRMNANIKIEGRSVIVNGPTNIQGAEVAATDLRAAAALILTGLVADGITRVTELKHLDRGYVNFHGKLAALGADVERINEDVPAETKKIADLNA, from the coding sequence TTGGAAAAAATCATCGTCCGCGGCGGAAAAAGGCTTAGCGGGACAGTTAAAGTAGAAGGTGCTAAAAACGCCGTTTTGCCAGTTATCGCTGCAACATTATTAGCAAGTGATGGGAAAAGTATCATTAAAGATGTTCCTACGCTCTCCGATGTATATACAATCAATGAAGTATTGCGCAACTTAAATGCAGATGTTGCCTTTCATGATAATCAAGTAACTGTAGATGCATCAAGAGAGTTATTAGAAGAAGCACCATTTGAATATGTGCGTAAAATGAGAGCTTCCGTTTTAGTGATGGGCTCCTTATTAGCAAGGAATGGCCGGGCCCGCGTGGCTCTTCCAGGCGGCTGTGCCATCGGCTCACGTCCTATCGATCAGCATTTAAAGGGCTTTGAAGCGATGGGAGCAAAAGTAAAGGTCGGCAATGGTTTCATTGATGCCGAAGTCGAAGGAAGGCTTAAGGGTGCACGTGTGTATCTAGACTTCCCGAGTGTGGGTGCCACCGAAAACATCATGATGGCAGCAACACTTGCCGAAGGTATTACTGTTCTGGAAAATGTGGCCAAAGAGCCTGAAATTGTAGATCTTGCGAACTTCCTTAATAAAATGGGTGCCAAAGTAAGAGGTGCCGGTACGGGTACGATGAGAATCGAAGGCGTCGATAAATTATATGGCGTTGAACATCATATTATACCTGACCGTATCGAAGCTGGTACCTTCATGACAGCGGCAGCCCTTACTGGCGGCAACGTTCTTGTTCAAGGAGCTGTACCTGAACACCTTACTTCCCTTATTGCCAAAATGGAGGAAATGGGAGTCAAGATCCTTGAAGAAGAAGATGGCTTGCGCGTCATCGGGCCAAAAACCTTGAAGGCGATTGATATCAAAACAATGCCGCATCCTGGTTTCCCGACTGATATGCAGTCCCAAATGATGGCATTATTGTTGCGTGCCGAAGGAACAAGTATGATTACGGAGACCGTTTTCGAAAACCGTTTCATGCATGTTGAGGAATTCCGCCGTATGAATGCCAATATCAAAATCGAGGGCCGCTCCGTTATCGTTAATGGACCGACGAACATTCAAGGTGCTGAGGTAGCTGCAACGGATTTACGTGCCGCAGCAGCGCTTATCCTGACTGGATTGGTTGCGGATGGCATCACTCGCGTTACGGAATTGAAGCATCTTGACAGAGGTTACGTGAACTTCCACGGTAAATTGGCAGCTTTAGGCGCCGATGTGGAACGCATTAATGAAGATGTACCGGCAGAAACGAAAAAAATTGCCGATCTAAACGCATAA
- a CDS encoding DUF1146 family protein → MFSAMGQQALTGIIAHLFFIAVTWWALQALHFDKMLRSNSVIKARVLYILLTVAIGSVVSNFFLDYLGFANQLPYMFSDD, encoded by the coding sequence ATGTTTTCAGCAATGGGACAGCAGGCTTTAACAGGGATAATTGCACATTTGTTTTTCATCGCAGTTACCTGGTGGGCCCTACAGGCATTACATTTCGATAAAATGTTAAGATCGAATTCGGTCATCAAGGCCAGGGTTTTATATATTTTATTGACGGTTGCCATAGGTTCAGTTGTGAGTAATTTCTTCCTTGATTACCTGGGATTTGCCAACCAACTCCCGTATATGTTCAGTGATGACTGA